GAAGACACCGTTCGACTTGCATGTGTTAGGCATACCGCCAGCGTTCATCCTGAGCCAGGATCAAACTCTCCATGATGAACTAATTTCATCAATCACAAGGTTGATTTTTCGCTCTTATTTAACTTTCACCAGCTCTTTTGTGAAGTTTTGATTAAGTTTACCAAAACTTGCTCTATCCTCTCACTTGGAGTGGTTTATAATTGACTTTTTATCCAAAAAACTTGGGGGCTTTAAAACTGTCAAACTATTGTATTGTCTTGGTTCTCACGCTTTGAGTGACCGAAGCCCCTCTCAACCGCGCATTTACCAATATAAGCAACATTTCTAATAAAGTCAACCCCCTTTTCCAACATTATTTGAGGATTTGAGTCCTTTTGGCTCTTAAAGTGTTTCCAGACTTGACTTTAAGAGATTTGAAAAAAGTTGAAATTGTTATATTAAACATTTTTAAATTGTTCTTTGGCGGAAGTAAATGATTCTTTCATCACAGACTGAATTTTCTTGGGGTCAGGTTTTTTCCCTCCCATTAAATCGCCGAAATAGACACAAGCGCCTTCTCCAAGTGACCAAGTATAAGCTGCTGCCCAAGATGCTGCAATAACGCTACCAAAACCAGGAATGAATTTAACTAATTCCCGCCCGATCGCTTGAGCCAAAAAGCCACCCGCGATCGCACTAGCAATTCCTCCAGCCTGAGAAGGGGATAAAGTCTGGCCATATAATTTGCCCAACAACCCAACTAGGGATATTTGCAAAGCAGTTAATACAGGCATTGTCGCAAAAGGCAAAGGAACAGCAGCTAAAGTAGCAGCCATAGTGGAAAATGCAACTAGATAACGTCTAGCCGTATCACGGTAAAGATTACCCAGTTCATCACTCATGCTGTTGTCTAATAATTGAGCAATCGTTCTCGATTCAGCTTCGGGAAGTAATTCTGCTATAGCTTCTGTGAATGCCTTTAAGCCATAGAAAGTAGGATTAAATTCATCTTCTTCAAGAGTAAAATCAATTAGGACAGAGCGATCGCAAAATTGCTTAAAGTCTTGTTGAATTGCCTGAAATGCTCGTTTAACTGCTTCATAGTTGGGTGGATATTCGGGGTGATCTGCCACGTCAGCAGGATAGATTTCATGTAGACAAGTAACTGTCAGCAAGCAAGGTATGTTGGGATAGTCTTGACGTAATTGTTTAGCTATCTGTTGCAAAGTGTCGGTAGCAAAGTCGTTGATTTTGACAGTGAGGATCAAAATTCGGGCGCGTTGAGTATCTTGCTCAAGTTCGGCTTTGAGTTCTTTAATAATATTTTGAGTATCTTGATTAAGATCTCCCAAGCCTACTGTATCAGTGAAAATTAATAGGGGAAGATCTTCTGAAGGATAAGCGTATCTTTCAGTATTTTGAGTATGAGGACGAAAACCCTGACCAACAATTTCCGCCGCTACTCCTGTTAAACCTCGAACAATTGAACTTTTACCCGCTTGAGGCTTGCCAATTAATAAAGCCTCGGTTGTCGGTAACTTTTCTCTGACAGTAGTTAATATTTCCGCAACTTGCTCATCGCTGACATTAAACCAACTAGTAGCTTTTTTAGCCACACTATCGGTAGGCAGCAATTTTTTTAAACGTCTTGTAGCATCATCTACATTTTTTGATGCTCGATCTTTCCAATCATTCAACCAGGAAAATTTGCTCATCTTTCGCTAAGTTATAGAAATTATGCGCCACAGCAACGATCTATACCTAGACTATCTAAAATTAAATCGCTGACGGCATTAGCAACAGCAAATTCGCTGTAAAAACTTCGACTAAAATCAAAGGCT
The sequence above is a segment of the Pleurocapsa minor HA4230-MV1 genome. Coding sequences within it:
- a CDS encoding 50S ribosome-binding GTPase, yielding MSKFSWLNDWKDRASKNVDDATRRLKKLLPTDSVAKKATSWFNVSDEQVAEILTTVREKLPTTEALLIGKPQAGKSSIVRGLTGVAAEIVGQGFRPHTQNTERYAYPSEDLPLLIFTDTVGLGDLNQDTQNIIKELKAELEQDTQRARILILTVKINDFATDTLQQIAKQLRQDYPNIPCLLTVTCLHEIYPADVADHPEYPPNYEAVKRAFQAIQQDFKQFCDRSVLIDFTLEEDEFNPTFYGLKAFTEAIAELLPEAESRTIAQLLDNSMSDELGNLYRDTARRYLVAFSTMAATLAAVPLPFATMPVLTALQISLVGLLGKLYGQTLSPSQAGGIASAIAGGFLAQAIGRELVKFIPGFGSVIAASWAAAYTWSLGEGACVYFGDLMGGKKPDPKKIQSVMKESFTSAKEQFKNV